The Candidatus Margulisiibacteriota bacterium DNA segment CCTGAGCAATTTGTTGATGATTGAATTCATGCCGGATAATTCCCTTTGACGGGGAACCTTTTTTTACTTCGGCAATCAGGGAAAGAGAGGGGGTACTTAATGCTTCAGCAAAAGATTTAGTGAGAGACACTTCTTCTCTTTGCAACGCTAATCGTTCTAATTCCTGGTAGGAATAAGCTTTTTTTAAATTCTCAATTACGGTTTTTTTATAATTAGTTATAGTATCTAAAAACATGTTAATTAAATTTTTGAGTATAATTGATAAATTCAAATAATTTATCTTTTGCATTTCCGCTAGTGATGGCTTTTTGGGTTATATTGATAGCTTCCTGAAAATCTTCGGCTTTATTTGCAGCTAGTATTGCGGCAGATGCATTAAGAAGCGTGATGTCACGTTGAGGTCCTTTATTTTCTCCCGTCAGTACTGACCGCGTTATTTCAGCATTTTGCTTGCGGTCGCCACCAGTAATTGCAGCGCGTTCAGCAAGCTGTAACCCGTATTTTTGTGGGTCAAGATCATATGTAGTTATCTTGCCATTTAAGGAGAGCTCTGTAATCAACGTAGGTCCTGATATAGATATTTCGTCTAGACCATCATAGCCGTGGACAACTAGTGCACGCTTTGAACCAAGCTTTTTCAGTACGCTTGCCATCGTTTCTGTAAGATTCGCATTGTAAACTCCGAGAACCTGATATTGTGCTTTGGCCGGATTGGTGAGTGGGCCGAGTATATTGAATATCGTCCTGATTCCCAGTTCTTTTCTTGGCATTACTGCATATTTCATTGCACTATGGAATCTGGGTGCAAACATAAATCCGATTCCGACAGTATTAATTGTTTTTTCAACTTGTAATGGAGATAAGTTG contains these protein-coding regions:
- the trpD gene encoding anthranilate phosphoribosyltransferase, translating into MMQTIFNKLLNFENLSFEEACSLMDTIMEGRATPIQVGGLLTALRMKKETIDEISGMAYSMRNHAENITPEGDVVDTCGTGGDLSHSFNISTTAAIVASACGIKIAKHGNRSVSSLCGCADLLEELGVNINLSPLQVEKTINTVGIGFMFAPRFHSAMKYAVMPRKELGIRTIFNILGPLTNPAKAQYQVLGVYNANLTETMASVLKKLGSKRALVVHGYDGLDEISISGPTLITELSLNGKITTYDLDPQKYGLQLAERAAITGGDRKQNAEITRSVLTGENKGPQRDITLLNASAAILAANKAEDFQEAINITQKAITSGNAKDKLFEFINYTQKFN